The Vibrio metoecus sequence CCCAACGAAATCAATAACTGAATTTAGAAAGGAAATGAAAAATGGCTGCTAAAGACGTACGTTTTGGTAATGACGCTCGTGTAAAAATGCTAGAAGGCGTAAACATTCTAGCCGATGCGGTAAAAGTAACCTTAGGCCCTAAAGGCCGTAACGTGGTTCTCGACAAATCTTTCGGTGCACCAACCATTACTAAAGATGGTGTATCTGTGGCGCGTGAAATTGAACTGGAAGACAAATTCCAGAACATGGGCGCACAAATGGTGAAAGAAGTCGCTTCTCAAGCCAACGATGCGGCGGGCGACGGTACAACCACAGCCACCGTACTGGCTCAAGCGATTGTGAATGAAGGCCTAAAAGCGGTAGCGGCAGGCATGAACCCAATGGATCTGAAGCGCGGTATCGATAAAGCGGTTATCGCTGCGGTAGAAGAGTTGAAAGCACTGTCAGTGACTTGTGCCGATACTAAAGCGATTGCGCAAGTAGGTACTATCTCCGCTAACTCAGACTCTAGCGTGGGCAACATCATTGCTGAAGCGATGGAAAAAGTGGGTCGCGATGGCGTGATCACCGTTGAAGAAGGCCAAGCGCTGCAAGACGAGCTGGATGTGGTAGAGGGTATGCAGTTTGACCGTGGCTACCTGTCACCGTACTTCATCAACAACCAAGAATCAGGCAGCGTAGAACTGGATAACCCATTCATCCTGCTGGTGGATAAGAAAATTTCTAACATCCGTGAACTGCTGCCAGTACTGGAAGGCGTGGCAAAAGCCTCTCGTCCACTGCTGATCGTGGCTGAAGATGTGGAAGGCGAAGCGCTGGCGACTCTGGTTGTGAACAACATGCGTGGTATCGTGAAAGTAGCGGCAGTCAAAGCACCTGGCTTTGGTGATCGTCGTAAAGCGATGCTGCAAGATATCGCGATTCTGACTGGCGGTGTTGTGATCTCTGAAGAGATCGGTCTGGAGCTGGAAAAAGCGACTCTGGAAGACCTAGGTCAAGCGAAACGCGTTTCTATCACCAAAGAAAACTCAACCATCATTGATGGTGCTGGCGATCAAGCTGCGATCCAAGGTCGTGTTGCGCAGATCCGTCAACAAATCGAAGAAGCCACTTCTGACTACGACAAAGAGAAACTGCAAGAGCGCGTAGCAAAACTGGCTGGCGGCGTTGCGGTTATCAAAGTGGGCGCTGCGACTGAAGTTGAAATGAAAGAGAAGAAAGATCGCGTAGAAGACGCGCTGCACGCGACTCGCGCTGCGGTAGAAGAAGGCGTGGTAGCCGGTGGTGGCGTAGCCCTGATCCGTGCTGCATCTAAGCTATCTTCTCTAGAAGGCGACAACGAAGAGCAAAACGTAGGTATCCGTGTGGCACTACGTGCAATGGAAGCGCCACTGCGTCAAATCGTGAAAAACGCGGGTGACGAAGAGTCAGTGGTTGCGAACAACGTACGTGCAGGCGAAGGTAACTACGGTTACAACGCGGCAACTGGCGTTTACGGCGACATGATCGAAATGGGTATTCTGGATCCAACCAAAGTAACCCGTTCTGCTCTGCAATTCGCAGCTTCTGTTGCGGGTCTAATGATCACCACTGAAGCGATGATCACTGAACTGCCGAAGAAAGATGCACCAGCAATGCCAGACATGGGCATGGGTGGCATGGGCGGCATGATGTAATAATCCCCCTTAGCCGAAAAAACCGGAGCCCAAGCTCCGGTTTTTTTATGCCGTTTTTATCGCAAAGCAGCGTGAGTATTGGTAAGTATAGCGAAGTGAATGCCTATAAACTGTGCGGAAAACTGACACAATATTCACATTACCTTATGCAAGATATGGATAATGTTGCTCAGTTTTCCCCCTTGTCCATCCTGATTGGAGGTTATTTTTATGAATAAGCCGTTTGCTTTGATGGCGCTTACTGCAGCAATGGCTGCTCCGGCCGCACTGGCTTCAACCCCAGTTATGTTCTCTTCTATCGACAACTTCAACACGCCAGATGCTAACCAAGTTGCGGGTGTGCGTTTGTCCGCACTGCACGGTAAAGTGAATGAAGTCAAAGGGGTCGATTTTTCGATTCTTGGCCTGTCTGAAACCGACAAAACCACAGGTGTGAACTTTGGCTTATTGTTCGGTGCAAGCAAAGTCAACCAAGAGATGACCGGTGCATCACTGGGTCTTTTGAACTGGAACACCGGTAATACTTACGGTGCGAACTTGGGTCTGGTTAACCTGACTAACGACGTTAAAGGCGCTAACTTGAGTTTTGTGAACTATTCAGAAGGTAACACCTTGGTTGACCTAGGTGCGGCTAACTTCTCGAACACTTCTACTGTTCAGTTTGGTCTATTCAACAAAACTGCAAAAATTGAAGGCGTACAGATTGGTTTGATCAACTGTGCGGACAACGGTTTCTTTAAGTGTTTCCCAATCATTAACTTTGCGAAGTAATGATGCAGAAAGCGTTGCCTAGGCAACGCTTTTTTCTTTACTCAAGATGCAGATCAAGCGGTGTCTTGCTGGGTCTACCACCGATTTCTCGGGTTAATTTTGGCACCAGATAGCCGGAAACCCGCTCAATCAAGCCGGCCATAATCTGCCTTGCTTCCTCATCACTCACGTAAAAATGCGCCGCGCCTTGCACTTTATCCAACACATGCAAGTAATAAGGCAGAATGCCTGCATCAAACAAGGTTTCGCTGAGCGCCACTTGTGCGTCAACCGTGTCATTGACCCCTTTGAGCAGCACACCTTGGTTAAGTAAAGTCACGTTCACTGCGCGTAAGCGTGCCATTTGCTGTTTGAGCTCCAGATTGATTTCATTGGCGTGGTTGATGTGTGTCACTAGCAGTACTTGCAAACGAGTTTGAGCGAACAGTTCAACCAATTCATCGGTGATGCGCGCGGGGATCACCACGGGTAATCGTGAGTGAATTCGCAGTCGTTTGATGTGCGGAATTGCTGTGATACGTTCCATCAGCCATGCGAGTTCATGATCCTTGGCCATTAAAGGATCACCGCCGGAGAAAATCACTTCGTTGAGCTGTGGATTTTGCGCAATGTAATCGAGGCTTTGCTGCCAAATTGCTTTACTGCCTTTGTTATCTTCATAAGGGAAATGACGACGGAAACAGTAGCGGCAGTTGATGGCGCAACCGCCTTTCACGATCAGCAAGCAACGATTTTGGTACTTGTGCAGCAAGCCTGGAATAGCGTTGTTTTGCTCATCCAGAGGATCATTGGAATAGCCAGGATGTACTTCAAATTCTGCATTTAAGGGCAAAACTTGGCGTAAAAGTGGATCGTAAGGATTGCCTTTTTGCATGCGATCGACAAAACTTTGCGGCACCCGCTGCGCAAACAGTTTGCGCGCTTCAA is a genomic window containing:
- the groL gene encoding chaperonin GroEL (60 kDa chaperone family; promotes refolding of misfolded polypeptides especially under stressful conditions; forms two stacked rings of heptamers to form a barrel-shaped 14mer; ends can be capped by GroES; misfolded proteins enter the barrel where they are refolded when GroES binds); amino-acid sequence: MAAKDVRFGNDARVKMLEGVNILADAVKVTLGPKGRNVVLDKSFGAPTITKDGVSVAREIELEDKFQNMGAQMVKEVASQANDAAGDGTTTATVLAQAIVNEGLKAVAAGMNPMDLKRGIDKAVIAAVEELKALSVTCADTKAIAQVGTISANSDSSVGNIIAEAMEKVGRDGVITVEEGQALQDELDVVEGMQFDRGYLSPYFINNQESGSVELDNPFILLVDKKISNIRELLPVLEGVAKASRPLLIVAEDVEGEALATLVVNNMRGIVKVAAVKAPGFGDRRKAMLQDIAILTGGVVISEEIGLELEKATLEDLGQAKRVSITKENSTIIDGAGDQAAIQGRVAQIRQQIEEATSDYDKEKLQERVAKLAGGVAVIKVGAATEVEMKEKKDRVEDALHATRAAVEEGVVAGGGVALIRAASKLSSLEGDNEEQNVGIRVALRAMEAPLRQIVKNAGDEESVVANNVRAGEGNYGYNAATGVYGDMIEMGILDPTKVTRSALQFAASVAGLMITTEAMITELPKKDAPAMPDMGMGGMGGMM
- a CDS encoding VC2662 family protein, with the translated sequence MNKPFALMALTAAMAAPAALASTPVMFSSIDNFNTPDANQVAGVRLSALHGKVNEVKGVDFSILGLSETDKTTGVNFGLLFGASKVNQEMTGASLGLLNWNTGNTYGANLGLVNLTNDVKGANLSFVNYSEGNTLVDLGAANFSNTSTVQFGLFNKTAKIEGVQIGLINCADNGFFKCFPIINFAK
- the epmB gene encoding EF-P beta-lysylation protein EpmB, with the translated sequence MPHIITRKVISVEQNWLQQLANAISDPLQLLQQLEIDPSPWQDGFEARKLFAQRVPQSFVDRMQKGNPYDPLLRQVLPLNAEFEVHPGYSNDPLDEQNNAIPGLLHKYQNRCLLIVKGGCAINCRYCFRRHFPYEDNKGSKAIWQQSLDYIAQNPQLNEVIFSGGDPLMAKDHELAWLMERITAIPHIKRLRIHSRLPVVIPARITDELVELFAQTRLQVLLVTHINHANEINLELKQQMARLRAVNVTLLNQGVLLKGVNDTVDAQVALSETLFDAGILPYYLHVLDKVQGAAHFYVSDEEARQIMAGLIERVSGYLVPKLTREIGGRPSKTPLDLHLE